From Rhizobium sp. NZLR1, a single genomic window includes:
- a CDS encoding multidrug effflux MFS transporter encodes MTLPHKPHQENQGSRRIGMGFGEFVVTIALMTASVAMAIDSMLPALPNIGHSLGVTNPNDAQLIIGVFFLGFGVSQIFFGSLSDTFGRRNILLGGLVCYVFGMLAAAATGSFEMLLIMRFVQGIGGAAVRITTMAMVRDCFGGREMARVMSYVMIVFMIVPIVAPSVGQLIILYANWHWIFILLGIIAMILFVWAFLRLKESLPPEERLPLSVGSVVDGFKTVLTNRITCGYMIGLTMFTGVISAYVISVQQVFGEVYGLGDWLPIAFAATAGGIAVANFANGFFVRKFGMRRISHAALLIFTALSAAGFFYSLAGKPDFAIAYGIFTIVLMMFAVIATNFTAISLEPMGNLAGTATAITGFVSTTAGAILGGLVGQMFNGTVQPLFGGFALFGAVTIAATLWAENGKLFTHPGDSPQLDPGAAHF; translated from the coding sequence ATGACGCTGCCGCATAAGCCGCACCAGGAAAACCAGGGCTCCCGCCGCATCGGGATGGGCTTTGGCGAATTCGTGGTCACCATCGCCCTCATGACCGCCAGCGTCGCCATGGCGATCGACAGCATGCTGCCGGCATTGCCCAATATCGGCCATTCCCTCGGCGTCACCAATCCCAACGACGCGCAGCTGATCATCGGCGTGTTCTTCCTGGGCTTCGGCGTCTCGCAGATATTCTTCGGCAGCCTTTCGGATACGTTCGGCCGCCGAAACATCCTGCTCGGCGGCCTGGTTTGCTACGTCTTCGGAATGCTGGCCGCCGCAGCGACAGGCAGCTTCGAAATGCTGCTCATCATGCGTTTCGTCCAGGGTATCGGCGGTGCGGCCGTGCGCATCACCACCATGGCCATGGTGCGCGACTGCTTCGGCGGCCGCGAGATGGCCCGTGTCATGTCCTATGTGATGATCGTCTTCATGATCGTGCCGATCGTTGCCCCATCCGTCGGCCAACTCATCATCCTCTACGCCAATTGGCACTGGATCTTCATCCTGCTCGGCATCATCGCCATGATCCTGTTCGTCTGGGCTTTTCTGCGGCTGAAAGAATCGCTGCCGCCGGAAGAGCGGTTGCCGCTGTCGGTTGGCTCTGTCGTCGACGGCTTCAAGACCGTGCTCACCAACCGCATCACCTGCGGCTACATGATCGGTCTCACCATGTTTACCGGCGTCATCAGCGCTTACGTGATCTCGGTGCAGCAGGTGTTCGGCGAGGTTTATGGCCTTGGCGACTGGCTGCCAATTGCTTTTGCCGCGACCGCCGGCGGCATCGCTGTGGCCAATTTCGCCAACGGATTCTTCGTCCGCAAATTCGGCATGCGCCGCATCTCGCACGCCGCCCTGCTGATCTTCACGGCGCTCTCGGCCGCAGGCTTCTTCTATTCGCTGGCCGGCAAGCCGGATTTCGCCATCGCCTACGGCATCTTTACTATCGTGCTGATGATGTTTGCCGTGATCGCCACCAATTTCACCGCCATCAGCCTCGAGCCGATGGGCAATCTCGCCGGCACCGCCACCGCGATCACTGGCTTCGTCTCGACGACAGCAGGCGCCATCCTCGGCGGCCTGGTCGGCCAGATGTTCAACGGCACGGTGCAACCGCTCTTCGGCGGCTTCGCGCTCTTTGGCGCAGTCACGATCGCGGCCACGCTCTGGGCGGAGAACGGCAAACTCTTCACGCATCCTGGAGATAGCCCGCAGCTGGATCCAGGTGCTGCCCACTTCTGA
- a CDS encoding GNAT family N-acetyltransferase codes for MNDRILIRPYTPGDVDATIDIFLRAIREVSSKDYSPAEIEAWAKVEDCSQWAERRISRPAWIAEFDGKPAGFSDLTGDGCLDMMFVHPDFQGLGIASRLLRRVEDEALRLGFGRIYTEASRTARPFFERKGFWVVTKQIVAKRGQSLENFLMEKLYG; via the coding sequence GTGAACGACCGAATTCTGATCAGGCCCTACACGCCAGGCGACGTGGACGCTACAATTGACATTTTCCTGCGCGCCATTCGAGAAGTCTCGTCGAAGGACTATTCACCGGCTGAGATCGAGGCCTGGGCAAAGGTGGAAGACTGCAGCCAATGGGCGGAGCGAAGGATCAGCAGGCCTGCCTGGATCGCGGAATTTGACGGAAAGCCGGCAGGATTTTCGGATCTGACTGGCGACGGCTGCCTGGACATGATGTTCGTGCACCCCGACTTTCAGGGGCTCGGCATCGCAAGCCGTCTGTTGAGAAGGGTCGAGGATGAAGCGCTGAGGCTCGGCTTTGGCCGAATCTACACGGAAGCCAGCCGAACGGCCAGACCGTTCTTCGAGCGCAAAGGCTTCTGGGTGGTTACAAAGCAGATCGTCGCGAAACGCGGCCAAAGCCTGGAGAACTTCCTCATGGAGAAGCTCTATGGATAA
- a CDS encoding inositol monophosphatase family protein, whose protein sequence is MTVTVDVTVLADLLRRAAKAEILPRFRRLRQDEVRAKSEATDLVTEADEQAERMIKTEAAQLWPEALFVGEESVAADPALLGRLADADLAIVVDPVDGTFNFASGIPAFGVMAAVISGGETIAGIIYDPMGDDWVMAEKGSGAWLRRPDGEAQRLRVAEPVALAQMVGMASTGYLPQEKRADVLGNLAKVRFLTNYRCAAHEYRTFAGGHVHYLMYNKLMPWDHLAGTLISQEAGAHAARLDGSPYLPHHLDGGLLIAPDKASWEVLRREVFTV, encoded by the coding sequence ATGACTGTGACTGTCGACGTGACCGTTCTTGCCGACCTGCTGCGCCGCGCGGCGAAGGCGGAGATCCTGCCGCGCTTCCGCCGGCTCCGCCAGGATGAGGTGCGCGCCAAGAGCGAGGCGACCGATCTCGTCACCGAGGCCGACGAGCAGGCCGAGCGGATGATCAAGACGGAAGCCGCACAGCTCTGGCCGGAGGCGCTGTTCGTCGGCGAGGAATCGGTCGCGGCCGACCCGGCGCTGCTCGGCAGGCTTGCCGATGCTGATCTGGCGATCGTCGTCGATCCGGTCGACGGCACGTTCAATTTCGCCTCCGGCATCCCGGCCTTCGGCGTCATGGCCGCCGTCATATCAGGCGGCGAGACCATTGCCGGCATCATCTACGATCCGATGGGCGACGACTGGGTGATGGCGGAAAAGGGCAGCGGCGCCTGGCTGCGCCGGCCGGATGGCGAGGCGCAGCGGCTGCGCGTGGCCGAGCCTGTCGCGCTGGCGCAGATGGTCGGCATGGCCTCGACCGGTTACCTGCCGCAGGAGAAGCGGGCCGATGTGCTCGGCAATCTCGCCAAAGTGCGCTTCCTCACCAATTACCGCTGTGCCGCTCACGAATACCGCACCTTTGCCGGCGGCCATGTGCATTACCTGATGTACAACAAGCTGATGCCCTGGGATCACCTGGCCGGCACGCTGATCTCGCAGGAGGCAGGTGCCCATGCGGCGCGTCTCGACGGCTCGCCCTACCTGCCGCATCATCTTGATGGTGGGCTGCTGATTGCCCCTGACAAGGCCTCGTGGGAGGTGCTGCGGCGTGAGGTGTTCACCGTCTGA
- a CDS encoding inositol monophosphatase family protein, translating to MTISDQDILFLGDCVREAARAEIMPRFRNLGADDVSEKTSATDLVTQADLLAEHRITAALKERFPAALIVGEEAYDADRSVVPALADAELAFVIDPVDGTFNFAAGLPVFGTILAVTVRGETVAGIIHDPVLGDTVTAIKGAGAFLTRQDGQSTKLKVAEPASLNQMVGGISWGHMEDPDRSRISANMAKIKMTFAFNCSAHEYWMVASGKLHFIGHAKLMPWDHLAGVLAHQEAGGHTAKFDGTPYRPGETTGGIISAPDKDSWQLIRREIIGN from the coding sequence ATGACCATTTCAGATCAGGATATTCTCTTTCTCGGCGATTGTGTCAGGGAGGCTGCGCGTGCAGAAATCATGCCGCGTTTCCGCAATCTCGGTGCTGACGATGTTTCGGAAAAGACCTCGGCAACCGATCTGGTGACGCAGGCGGACCTGCTTGCCGAACACAGGATTACCGCGGCGCTGAAAGAGCGCTTTCCCGCAGCGCTCATCGTCGGTGAGGAAGCCTATGACGCTGACCGGTCCGTCGTGCCGGCACTTGCCGATGCCGAACTTGCCTTCGTTATCGACCCTGTCGACGGCACGTTCAATTTCGCCGCCGGGCTTCCGGTCTTCGGGACGATCCTTGCGGTGACTGTCAGGGGTGAAACCGTCGCCGGCATCATTCACGATCCCGTTCTCGGCGACACCGTGACGGCGATCAAGGGCGCGGGCGCCTTCCTGACGCGGCAGGATGGGCAGTCGACAAAGTTGAAAGTGGCTGAACCCGCTTCCTTGAACCAGATGGTCGGCGGCATTTCGTGGGGGCATATGGAGGATCCGGATCGCTCGCGCATCTCAGCCAACATGGCGAAGATCAAAATGACCTTCGCCTTCAATTGCTCGGCCCATGAATATTGGATGGTCGCCTCCGGCAAGCTGCATTTCATCGGCCATGCGAAGCTTATGCCTTGGGATCACCTGGCCGGCGTGCTCGCGCATCAGGAGGCCGGCGGCCATACGGCGAAATTCGACGGCACGCCCTATCGCCCCGGCGAGACCACGGGCGGCATCATTTCTGCACCCGATAAGGACAGCTGGCAGCTGATCCGGCGCGAGATCATCGGCAACTGA
- the ttcA gene encoding tRNA 2-thiocytidine(32) synthetase TtcA produces MNIAANIADDLESGEADGGVGHALFADAPRSVSFNKLRKRLLRQVRQAFDDFDMLNGQRRWLVGLSGGKDSYGLLALLLDLKWRGLLPVELIACNLDQGQPNFPKHVLPDYLTKIGVRHRIEYRDTYSIVKEKVPEGATYCSLCSRLRRGNLYRVAREEGCDALVLGHHREDILETFFMNFFHGGRLASMPAKLLNDEGDLMVLRPLAYAAEDDLAKFAAAMQFPIIPCDLCGSQDGLQRNAMKDMLADIERRMPGRKDTMLRALSHVNPSHLLDPKLFDFSALTASRVFSDAQGDAVTL; encoded by the coding sequence ATGAATATCGCAGCCAATATTGCGGATGATCTGGAAAGCGGCGAAGCCGACGGCGGCGTCGGCCATGCGCTTTTTGCCGATGCGCCGCGCTCGGTCTCCTTCAACAAGCTGCGCAAGCGGCTGCTCAGGCAGGTGCGCCAGGCCTTCGACGATTTCGATATGCTGAATGGGCAGAGACGCTGGCTGGTCGGCCTTTCCGGCGGCAAGGACTCCTACGGTCTGCTGGCGCTACTGCTTGATCTCAAGTGGCGCGGCCTGCTGCCGGTCGAGCTCATTGCCTGCAATCTCGACCAGGGGCAGCCGAACTTTCCAAAACATGTATTGCCGGATTATCTGACCAAAATCGGCGTGCGGCATCGGATCGAGTATCGGGATACCTATTCGATCGTGAAGGAGAAGGTGCCGGAAGGGGCGACCTATTGCTCGCTCTGTTCGCGGCTGCGCCGCGGCAATCTTTATCGCGTCGCGCGCGAAGAGGGCTGCGACGCATTGGTGCTCGGCCACCATCGCGAGGACATTCTCGAAACCTTCTTCATGAACTTCTTCCACGGTGGACGGCTTGCCTCTATGCCGGCGAAGCTTCTGAACGATGAAGGCGATCTGATGGTGCTTCGGCCGCTCGCCTATGCCGCCGAGGACGACCTCGCGAAATTTGCCGCCGCCATGCAGTTTCCGATCATTCCCTGCGATCTCTGCGGTTCGCAGGACGGGCTGCAGCGCAATGCGATGAAGGATATGCTCGCCGATATCGAGCGGCGCATGCCGGGGCGTAAGGATACGATGCTGCGGGCGCTTTCACATGTGAACCCGTCGCACCTGCTCGATCCAAAACTCTTCGACTTTTCCGCCCTTACAGCGTCGCGCGTCTTTTCAGACGCGCAAGGGGACGCTGTAACACTTTGA
- a CDS encoding glutaminase, producing MADLQATLDSIYSDILPRIGEGKVADYIPELAKVDPRQFGMAIVTVDGKVYRVGDADTAFSIQSISKVFMLTLALGKVGEGLWKRVGREPSGSAFNSIVQLEHEGGIPRNPFINAGAIAVSDVVMAGHAPREAIGELLRFVRYLADDESISIDDRVARSETQTGYRNVALANFMRAYRNLDHPVDHVLGVYFHQCALSMSCEQLARAGLFLAARGSNPVTGHSVVSPKRARRINALMLTCGHYDGSGDFAYHVGLPGKSGVGGGIFAVAPGIASIAVWSPGLNKVGNSQLGAVALEMLAARTGWSVFGD from the coding sequence ATGGCGGATTTGCAGGCGACCCTCGATAGTATCTATAGCGATATCCTGCCGCGCATCGGCGAGGGCAAGGTCGCCGACTATATTCCGGAGCTTGCCAAGGTCGATCCGAGGCAGTTCGGCATGGCGATCGTCACCGTCGACGGCAAGGTCTATCGCGTCGGCGACGCCGATACCGCCTTCTCGATCCAGAGCATATCGAAGGTCTTCATGCTGACGCTGGCGCTCGGCAAGGTCGGTGAGGGGCTCTGGAAGCGCGTCGGGCGCGAACCTTCCGGATCGGCTTTCAACTCGATCGTCCAGCTCGAGCACGAGGGCGGCATCCCGCGCAATCCCTTCATCAATGCCGGCGCGATCGCCGTCAGCGACGTCGTCATGGCCGGCCATGCGCCGCGCGAGGCAATCGGCGAGTTGCTGCGCTTCGTGCGTTATCTCGCCGATGACGAGTCGATCAGCATCGACGACAGGGTGGCCCGCTCGGAAACGCAGACGGGGTATCGCAATGTCGCGCTTGCCAACTTCATGCGCGCCTACCGCAATCTCGACCATCCCGTCGACCATGTGCTCGGCGTCTATTTCCATCAATGCGCCCTGTCGATGAGCTGCGAGCAGCTGGCCCGCGCCGGCCTGTTCCTGGCGGCGCGCGGCAGCAATCCGGTGACCGGCCACTCGGTGGTCTCGCCGAAGCGGGCACGGCGTATCAATGCGCTGATGCTGACCTGCGGCCATTACGATGGCTCTGGCGACTTTGCCTATCATGTCGGCCTGCCCGGAAAGAGCGGCGTCGGCGGCGGCATCTTCGCGGTGGCGCCGGGCATTGCCTCGATCGCGGTCTGGTCGCCGGGGCTGAACAAGGTCGGCAATTCGCAGCTCGGCGCCGTGGCGCTGGAAATGCTCGCGGCGCGCACCGGCTGGTCGGTTTTTGGCGATTGA
- the rpsD gene encoding 30S ribosomal protein S4: protein MSKRESSKYKIDRRMGENIWGRPKSPVNRREYGPGQHGQRRKGKLSDFGVQLRAKQKLKGYYGDLREKQFRAIFAEADRRKGDTSENLIGLLESRLDAIVYRAKFVPTVFAARQFVNHGHVTVNGVRVNIGSYRCKAGDVIEVREKSKQMVTVLEAVSLAERDVPDYIEADHHKMVATFGRVPTLSDVPFPVIMEPQLVVEFYSR from the coding sequence ATGAGCAAGCGCGAATCGTCCAAGTACAAAATCGACCGCCGTATGGGCGAAAACATCTGGGGCCGTCCTAAGTCCCCGGTGAACCGCCGCGAATACGGCCCGGGCCAGCACGGCCAGCGCCGCAAGGGCAAGCTTTCGGACTTCGGTGTGCAGCTGCGCGCCAAGCAGAAGCTCAAGGGCTACTACGGTGACCTGCGCGAGAAGCAGTTCCGCGCGATCTTCGCCGAAGCCGACCGCCGCAAGGGCGATACCTCGGAAAACCTGATCGGCCTGTTGGAATCGCGTCTCGACGCGATCGTCTATCGCGCCAAGTTCGTTCCGACGGTGTTTGCTGCCCGTCAGTTCGTCAACCATGGCCACGTCACCGTCAACGGTGTGCGCGTCAACATCGGTTCCTACCGCTGCAAGGCCGGCGACGTCATCGAAGTTCGCGAAAAGTCGAAGCAGATGGTGACGGTTCTGGAAGCCGTCAGCCTCGCCGAGCGCGACGTTCCTGATTATATCGAGGCCGATCACCACAAGATGGTCGCCACCTTCGGCCGTGTCCCGACGCTCAGCGACGTTCCGTTCCCGGTCATCATGGAACCGCAACTGGTCGTCGAATTTTATTCGCGTTAA
- a CDS encoding ATP-binding protein — MQVGIDMGLASGSPATLDIEELLATRLLVQGNSGSGKSHLLRRLLEQSAQWVQQVIIDPEGDFVTLSDRFGHVVVDGERTEAELAGIANRIRQHRVSCVLTLEGLDIEQQMRAAAAFLNGMFDADREYWYPVLVVVDEAQMFAPSVGGDVSEDARKMSLGAMTNLMCRGRKRGLAGVIATQRLAKLAKNVAAEASNFLMGRTFLDIDMARAADLLGMDRRQAEMFRDLKRGNFVALGPALSRRPLPIQIGAVETSARSSSPKLMPLPDAPQDVEDLIFTPDPEEFLRPPVRRAPPAPRPTTDILAELSRSTPAASAAPAEARASQIEVSAEEREERLAGVLAEILDDPTSAFRTDSVLYQDFLVRLRMRRVPGPPIALPDFRRRVAISRSGVDAETAASDAWATALSLSTNVTDDLQGVFLMLARAAVRGEPCPSDARIARAYGTHSARRARRLLGYFEEQGSIVVHTDFSGRRIVAFPDMNCQTAPGDANAPDTGDQPLAAE; from the coding sequence TTGCAGGTTGGCATCGATATGGGATTGGCGTCCGGCAGCCCGGCGACGCTCGATATCGAGGAGCTGCTGGCGACCCGTCTGTTGGTGCAGGGCAATTCCGGATCGGGCAAGTCGCATCTGTTGCGCCGCCTGCTCGAACAATCGGCGCAATGGGTGCAGCAGGTCATCATCGATCCTGAGGGTGATTTCGTCACGCTCAGCGACAGGTTCGGCCATGTCGTCGTCGATGGCGAGCGCACCGAGGCGGAATTGGCCGGCATTGCTAACCGCATCCGCCAGCATCGCGTTTCCTGCGTGTTGACGCTCGAAGGTCTCGACATCGAACAGCAGATGCGGGCGGCCGCAGCCTTTCTCAACGGCATGTTCGATGCCGATCGCGAATACTGGTATCCGGTTCTCGTCGTCGTCGACGAGGCGCAGATGTTTGCACCGTCGGTCGGCGGCGACGTCTCGGAAGATGCGCGCAAAATGTCGCTCGGGGCAATGACCAACCTGATGTGCCGCGGCCGCAAGCGCGGGCTTGCCGGCGTCATCGCGACACAGCGGCTCGCCAAGCTCGCCAAGAACGTCGCAGCCGAAGCCTCCAACTTCCTGATGGGCCGCACCTTTCTCGATATCGATATGGCGCGCGCCGCCGACCTGCTCGGCATGGACCGGCGCCAGGCCGAGATGTTCCGGGACCTGAAGCGCGGCAATTTCGTTGCGCTTGGACCGGCGCTTTCGCGCCGGCCGCTGCCGATCCAGATCGGCGCGGTGGAAACCTCGGCGCGCTCTTCCAGCCCGAAGCTGATGCCGCTGCCGGATGCGCCCCAGGATGTCGAGGATCTGATCTTCACGCCCGATCCGGAGGAGTTTCTCCGTCCGCCGGTGCGCCGCGCCCCGCCGGCGCCGCGGCCAACGACCGACATTCTCGCTGAACTCTCGCGCTCGACGCCGGCGGCATCCGCAGCGCCGGCCGAGGCGAGGGCGAGCCAAATAGAGGTCTCCGCCGAGGAGCGGGAGGAGCGCCTTGCCGGCGTGCTTGCCGAAATACTCGACGATCCCACCTCTGCTTTCCGCACCGATTCGGTGCTCTACCAGGATTTTCTCGTCCGGCTGCGGATGCGCCGCGTGCCGGGACCGCCGATCGCGCTGCCGGATTTCCGTCGGCGTGTGGCAATCTCGCGCTCCGGCGTCGATGCGGAAACGGCTGCGAGCGATGCCTGGGCAACGGCGCTGTCGCTGTCAACTAATGTCACCGACGACCTGCAGGGCGTTTTCCTGATGCTCGCCAGGGCGGCCGTCCGCGGCGAGCCGTGCCCGTCGGACGCGCGCATCGCCCGCGCCTACGGTACCCATTCCGCCCGCCGCGCCCGCCGCCTGCTCGGCTATTTCGAGGAGCAGGGCAGCATTGTCGTGCACACGGATTTTTCCGGCAGGCGTATTGTCGCGTTCCCGGATATGAACTGCCAGACGGCGCCGGGCGACGCCAACGCGCCCGATACAGGCGATCAGCCGCTGGCGGCGGAATAG
- the murI gene encoding glutamate racemase, giving the protein MTAPTHELKPILVFDSGIGGLTVLREARVLMPERGFIYVADDAGFPYGGWEEQALKERVVGLFGKLLTDHDPEVCIIACNTAFTLVGADLRAAYPQMTFIGTVPAIKPAAERTRSGLVSVLATPGTVKRAYTRDLIQSFAQQCHVRLVGSENLARMAEAYIRGDAVSDEAVLAEIDQCFVEKDGHKTDIVVLACTHYPFMANLFRRLAPWPVDWLDPAEAIARRARTLVPLIADAVHPDNFDFAVFTSGQQDFATRRLMQGFGLRA; this is encoded by the coding sequence ATGACAGCACCGACGCATGAGCTGAAACCGATCCTCGTCTTCGATTCCGGCATCGGGGGGCTGACCGTCCTGCGGGAGGCACGCGTGCTGATGCCGGAACGCGGCTTCATCTATGTCGCCGACGATGCCGGCTTTCCCTATGGCGGCTGGGAGGAACAGGCGCTGAAGGAACGGGTTGTCGGGCTTTTCGGCAAGCTGTTGACGGATCACGATCCCGAGGTCTGCATCATTGCGTGTAATACGGCCTTCACGCTGGTCGGCGCCGATCTGCGCGCCGCCTATCCTCAGATGACCTTCATCGGCACCGTGCCGGCGATCAAGCCGGCGGCGGAGCGTACGCGCTCGGGCCTGGTCTCGGTGCTTGCGACGCCGGGCACGGTGAAGCGGGCCTATACGCGCGATCTCATCCAGTCCTTCGCGCAGCAATGCCACGTCCGCCTCGTCGGCTCAGAGAACCTGGCGCGGATGGCAGAAGCCTATATTCGCGGCGACGCCGTCTCCGACGAGGCCGTGCTTGCCGAAATCGACCAATGCTTCGTCGAGAAGGACGGTCACAAGACCGATATCGTCGTGCTTGCCTGCACGCATTATCCATTCATGGCCAATCTGTTCCGGCGGCTTGCGCCGTGGCCGGTCGACTGGCTCGATCCGGCCGAGGCGATCGCGCGCCGCGCCCGCACGCTGGTGCCGCTGATCGCCGATGCCGTACATCCCGACAATTTCGACTTCGCCGTCTTCACCTCCGGCCAGCAGGATTTTGCGACGCGGCGGCTAATGCAGGGTTTTGGGTTGAGGGCGTGA
- a CDS encoding RNA methyltransferase, translating into MAGTNSERQLLAEGPAIILVEPQMGENIGMVARAMANFGLAELRLVNPRDGWPNEKAQATASKADHVIAATKVYDTLEQAVADLNFVYATTARERDGFKPVRSPVTAAETLRARFRAGEGTGILFGRERWGLTNEEVALADEIVTFPVNPAFASLNIAQAVLLMSYEWMKSGMGDIGAVPFQAMGQTPSTKEQLFGLFDQLEEALDARGYFHPAGKKPKMIDNLRAVLSRRAFTEQEISVLRGVISSLDRFSRKSPRGGRFPIAAKETPPDDSTDA; encoded by the coding sequence ATGGCAGGCACGAACAGCGAGCGTCAACTTCTGGCCGAAGGGCCGGCCATCATTCTGGTCGAGCCGCAGATGGGTGAGAATATCGGCATGGTGGCGCGCGCCATGGCGAATTTCGGTCTTGCCGAACTGCGTCTCGTCAATCCGCGCGACGGCTGGCCGAACGAGAAGGCGCAAGCGACCGCTTCCAAGGCCGATCATGTGATCGCGGCGACCAAGGTCTACGACACGCTGGAGCAGGCGGTCGCCGACCTTAACTTCGTCTATGCGACGACGGCGCGTGAGCGCGACGGCTTCAAGCCGGTCCGCTCGCCGGTCACCGCGGCCGAAACACTGCGGGCGAGGTTCCGGGCGGGCGAGGGCACCGGCATCCTCTTTGGGCGCGAGCGCTGGGGGCTGACCAACGAGGAAGTGGCGCTTGCCGACGAGATCGTCACCTTTCCTGTCAACCCGGCCTTTGCCTCGTTGAATATCGCCCAGGCCGTGCTGCTGATGTCCTATGAATGGATGAAATCCGGTATGGGCGATATCGGTGCCGTGCCCTTCCAGGCGATGGGACAGACGCCCTCGACCAAGGAGCAGCTCTTTGGCCTGTTCGACCAGCTGGAAGAGGCGCTCGATGCCAGGGGATATTTCCATCCTGCCGGGAAAAAGCCGAAAATGATCGACAATCTGCGTGCAGTCCTATCTCGCCGGGCTTTCACGGAGCAGGAAATCAGCGTGTTGCGCGGCGTCATCTCCTCCCTCGACCGTTTTTCGCGCAAGAGCCCGCGCGGCGGCCGGTTCCCGATAGCGGCCAAGGAAACACCGCCTGATGACAGCACCGACGCATGA